The Microbacterium sulfonylureivorans region AGGGTGTCGGCCTGGAGGCGACGGCCACGAGTCGCACGGCGCTGCGCTGACCACGTCGGGCGCGGCGCTCGATCCCGATAACGGGACAGGGTCCCACCCGCCGAAGCGGATGGGACCCTGAACTCGCTGCTCAGTGCTGTCGTGTCAGCAGGGGACGCGACCGCCGCCGCCGCCGTGACCCGGACCGTGGCCGGGGCCGCCGTGGTCACCGCCGCCGCCGTGGCCGGGGCCGCCGTGGTCACCGCCGCCGTTGCCGGGGCCGCCGTTGCCGGGGCCGCCGTGGTCGCCGCCGCCGTGGCCGCCGCCCGAGCCCTTGACGGGCGTCGTCTCGAAGGCCTTCTCGATCTCCTGCGAGAACGTGTTGCCCGCGGCATCCTTCGCCGTCACCCGCAGGTCGACCCAGCCGCCCTTGTCGGACACCGGAATCTGCGCGGCATACCCGCTGACCCAGGCGCGCGACTTCACGAAGACGTCGCCGTCGCCCTCGACCGCGCCGGTCGGGGCATCCGTCTTCGCGGGCTTCAGGGAGACCTTCTTCCACTCGCCGCCCGCGGTGCGGGCCTCGAGCTTCGCCTCGGTGATCTTGCCGGCCGGCGCGGTGCCGGCGACATGGCCGAGTTCGAGACCGAGCGGGATGCTGGAGCCCTTGCGGCGCCCCTCGCCCACGAGGTTCTCGACGTTCACGTCGACGTCGTAGTAGGCGGACATCATCGGCAGAAGCCGCTGGGTCCAGTCGCCGAGCTTGCCCTCCGAGCGGAAGGTCCACTCGCTGACCGTCTTGGTCGAGCCCTTCAGGTGCGAGCCGTCGTGCGTCGCCGTGCTGACGACACGCCAGTCCTGCTCGCCGTCGGGCAGCTCGTAGATGTTCGCACCCTGGTACTGGGCCTGCTTGACGAGCTCGCCGTCGAGGTAGATGTCGGTCAGCTGCGTGACGGTGGCCGGCTCCATCCACGTGTCGAACGAGCCGGTGCGCATGGGATCGCCGCCGTCAGCCCAGCTGGGGACGTTGACCTGCGCGTAGTCCGACACGCGGTAGGGCACCCAGTAGCCGACGCCGATGTTCGGACGCACGATTCCGCCGAAGTACTCGACCTCGAGCTCCTTGCCGGCCGGGTAGGAGCGCATCGTGTCGCGCATCTCCCAGCGGACCGACTCGACTCCGACGCCCTGATTCCAGCGCAGGTCCTCGGTGCTCACCCATTCCTCGCGGATGACGCCGCGCTCCGCGCGAAGGAAGAAGCCCGAGCCATAGCGCGCTCCCGGCACGAAGTCGTACCGGAACTCGCCCATCAGCTCCTTCTGACCGTGATAGGTCGTGTCGATGCGCGTCAGATCCTTCGGCGCATACGCGAGGTCGGCCGGGATCTCGCCATCGCTGTAGCGGGCGACGTCGTACACGACATCCGCGTACTCATCGCCGACAGCAGTGATGGTGACCTTCTTCTTCGCCGCGTCCGCGATGAGCTTGCGCCCCTCGACGCCGCTGACGGCGGCGACGGTGATCGGCGCGTCCGACTCGTAGTCGTCCGATCCCACCCACGTGCTCAGTTCGCGGTCGGAGTCGTTCGCGAGGATGACCATCTTCGCGCCGGCGGCGGCCGCGTTCGCGACGGCCTGTCCGGGCGTGAGGTCGTTCGAGCGGGTGACGATCGCGACCTTGCCCTTGACGCCGGCCGCGGCGATCTCGTCCGGAGTGCCCTTCCCGGCGTTCACCGCGGTGGCCTTGATCTCGCCGTTGAGGAACGTCGAGCCCACCTGCACGATGACGTCGAGCGGCTGCTTTCCGGCCTTCACCGTGAGCATCGGCTCCCACAGGCGCCAGCGCGTGGTGAAGTCGAACTCGGCGTCGTCGACCTTCATCGGCTGCGCCCACATCTCATCGATGTAGACCGGCATGATGGCGCCCGTCGCGAAGTCGTCGGCGCGGAAGTCCATCCGGCCGAAGACCTGCTCCAGATCGTCCCGACCGACGTCGACCGTGGCCTCCGTCGCGGTGCGCGCGTCGAACGCGACCGCCATGTCGCGGTCAAGCGTCAGCATGGGGTCGCCCACGAGAACGCTCGCGATGGTGTCGGGCGTGCGGTTGACCTCCATGAACGAGGTGACCGAGTAGTCGCCCTTCATCAGGCGCAGCGTGGTCTCTCCCTCGACGAGGACGGGTTCCATCCAATCCGATGCCGCATCCCACACCACCGCGTACGCGGAGATGGGCTGGCCCTCGAAGTCGGTCGCGGTGAGGGTGAGGTCGTAGCGCTCGGCCTCGGCGATCGTGCCGATCGCGGTGCGCGTCACGGGCTCGCCGTCGACCGAGCCGACGAGGGCGCCGGAGAGCTGAGTGCCCGCGGGGACCTTCGACGGGTCGACCGTCATCGTGACGGACTTGGTCTCGCCTGCCGGAATGATGAGCGAGTCGACGTCCGTCGTGAGCGCGTCGAAAGCGATCCCGTCCGACAGCGGGCCGGGGCCCTCGACGCCACCGGGCGTCGTGTCGGTCAGCGTCGCCTCGAGGGCGACGGTGATCTCGGCATCCGTGCGGTTCGTGTACTCGACGGTGCGCTCGACCGGAGTCGGCTCCTCGCCCCACATGAGCATGCCGAAGTCGCCGGATCCCGCTGCGACGACGGGAGCGTTGAGCGCGGCGGCGACGTTGACGACGCCGGAGCCGCCCGCGTACGACGTGAAGCCGTAGTCGGTGGCCGTGCTCGCCAGGGCCGCCTTGAGCTCGTCCGTCGTGAGGTCGGGGTTCGCGCTCAGCAGGATGGCTGCGGCGCCGGCCACGTGAGGCGTGGCCATCGAGGTGCCGCTCATGCCGATGTACGAGCCCTCACCGGGGCTGTCCGCCGAACGGGCCGCGGTCACGTCGTTTCCGGGACCGCTGACGTTGGGCTTCAGCGCGCCGGAGCGCGACAGCGGCCCCTGGCTCGAGAAGTACGACATGTCGCCGGACGGGTCGTCGACCGAGCCGACCGTGAAGGCCTGCTCGGCCGATCCCGGTGCGCCGATCGTCTCCGGTGCGCCGGCGTTACCGGCCGCGACCACGAACAGGGCGCCGGTCTGCTCGGCGATCTGGTTGAGCGACTCGGCCATGAGGTCCTTGCCGTCGGACGGCGACATGGAGCCGAGGCTCATCGACACGATCGGGGCGTTCTGGCCGGCCCACTCCATCGCCTCGATGATCCACGAGTCCTGACCGTAGCCGTCGGCGCCGAGCACCTTGCCGATCAGCAGGTCGGCGCCGTCGGCGACGCCGCGGTGGGTGCCGTCGCTGGCCGCGCCGGTTCCGGCGATGGTCGAGGCGACGTGGGTGCCGTGGCCGTGGAAGTCGGTCGCGACTTCCTCCCCGGGCACGAAGCTCTTCGACGTGCTGAGCACACGGCCGGCGACGTCGGGGTGCTCGTCGTCGATGCCGGTGTCGAGCACCGCGACGGTCACGCCTTCACCGGTGTAGCCCTGGGCCCACGCCTCGGGGGCGTCGATGAACGGCACGCTCGAGTCGAGCGTTGCCTGCACCTTGCCGTCGAGGTGGATGGCCTCGATGCCGCCCGCGAGGGTGGCACCGGTCGAGAACGAGCGTGCGGAGGCGCCGGCCGAGTCGGTGAGAGCGCCCCATGCGGAGGCGGCGTCGGCGTGGCCGAGCGTCGCGGCGGCGCCGCCGATGCTGGCGAGCTCCGCCTGCACCTCGAGGCCGGGGACGGGAGCAGCGTAGGTGCGCGCGGCGGCGCCGTCGGTCTCGACGATCACCGGGGTCGCGTCGACGGAGGCGTCGTCGTAGCCGTACTCGATGAGCATCGACACATTGAACAGGTCCTGGTCGAGCGCGCCCGAGGCCAGGTAGGGGAGCGCCGCGTCGGGGAGGACGTGGTATTCGCCGCCGACCTCGTACGTGCGCACACCGGCGCCTTCGACGGCGGTGTCGATGTCGACGGTGTGGGTGCCGTCGCTCAGGTCGGTGACGGTGACACGGTCGCCCGTGATCAGCGTGACCGTGGTGGAGCCGCCGGCGACCGCGTCAGTGGTGGGGGGACCGTCGACGGTGGCGTTTGCGGACGCCGGCAGAGTGCAGAGGCCGATGCCTGCGATGCCGATCGCCAGACCGCTTGTGGCGGCGACGATCGGGCGCAGGCGGCGGCCGATGGGCTGGGGTCGTGACATGCGTGAACCTCTCGGGGGTAGGGGATCTTTAAGAAGCATCCCTGGAGGCTCGCCTAAAGTGGTGGCGGAGAAATGCCATGTCCACCATCCGCCAGGCCCGGCGGGTGACGATGGAGCGATGGGGAAGGTCACCGTGCTGGATGCGCTCGGACTCGACGAGGCGCACACCGCCGTCTATCGGTGCGTCCTCCAGCAGCCCTCTGCGTCGACGGCCGAGGTCGCCGCGGCGCTGAGCATGTCGCTGCCCCGCGTGCGCCCGATGGTCGCCGAATTGGAGAGCCTCGGGCTTCTCGCGCGTCAGGCCTCGAGCAGCGACAGGTTCGTGGCATCCCCGCCGTCCATGGCGCTGCGCCCGCTGCTGCTGGAGCGCGAGCGAGGGCTCACCCGCGCCCACGAGGCCCTCGCCGAGCTGAGCGACCTGTATCGGCGATCCGCCGAGCAGCGCAGCGTCGCCGACGTCGTCGACGTCGTGATCGGCGACGATGCCGTGCGCCAGCGCGTCGCGCAGCTGCAGGCGGCGTCGACCGAGCAGGTCCGGGTGCTCGTGCTGCACCAGATCGCGCTCGTCAGCGGTGAGGAGAACATCGAGGAGGACCGCGCCC contains the following coding sequences:
- a CDS encoding S8 family serine peptidase — its product is MSRPQPIGRRLRPIVAATSGLAIGIAGIGLCTLPASANATVDGPPTTDAVAGGSTTVTLITGDRVTVTDLSDGTHTVDIDTAVEGAGVRTYEVGGEYHVLPDAALPYLASGALDQDLFNVSMLIEYGYDDASVDATPVIVETDGAAARTYAAPVPGLEVQAELASIGGAAATLGHADAASAWGALTDSAGASARSFSTGATLAGGIEAIHLDGKVQATLDSSVPFIDAPEAWAQGYTGEGVTVAVLDTGIDDEHPDVAGRVLSTSKSFVPGEEVATDFHGHGTHVASTIAGTGAASDGTHRGVADGADLLIGKVLGADGYGQDSWIIEAMEWAGQNAPIVSMSLGSMSPSDGKDLMAESLNQIAEQTGALFVVAAGNAGAPETIGAPGSAEQAFTVGSVDDPSGDMSYFSSQGPLSRSGALKPNVSGPGNDVTAARSADSPGEGSYIGMSGTSMATPHVAGAAAILLSANPDLTTDELKAALASTATDYGFTSYAGGSGVVNVAAALNAPVVAAGSGDFGMLMWGEEPTPVERTVEYTNRTDAEITVALEATLTDTTPGGVEGPGPLSDGIAFDALTTDVDSLIIPAGETKSVTMTVDPSKVPAGTQLSGALVGSVDGEPVTRTAIGTIAEAERYDLTLTATDFEGQPISAYAVVWDAASDWMEPVLVEGETTLRLMKGDYSVTSFMEVNRTPDTIASVLVGDPMLTLDRDMAVAFDARTATEATVDVGRDDLEQVFGRMDFRADDFATGAIMPVYIDEMWAQPMKVDDAEFDFTTRWRLWEPMLTVKAGKQPLDVIVQVGSTFLNGEIKATAVNAGKGTPDEIAAAGVKGKVAIVTRSNDLTPGQAVANAAAAGAKMVILANDSDRELSTWVGSDDYESDAPITVAAVSGVEGRKLIADAAKKKVTITAVGDEYADVVYDVARYSDGEIPADLAYAPKDLTRIDTTYHGQKELMGEFRYDFVPGARYGSGFFLRAERGVIREEWVSTEDLRWNQGVGVESVRWEMRDTMRSYPAGKELEVEYFGGIVRPNIGVGYWVPYRVSDYAQVNVPSWADGGDPMRTGSFDTWMEPATVTQLTDIYLDGELVKQAQYQGANIYELPDGEQDWRVVSTATHDGSHLKGSTKTVSEWTFRSEGKLGDWTQRLLPMMSAYYDVDVNVENLVGEGRRKGSSIPLGLELGHVAGTAPAGKITEAKLEARTAGGEWKKVSLKPAKTDAPTGAVEGDGDVFVKSRAWVSGYAAQIPVSDKGGWVDLRVTAKDAAGNTFSQEIEKAFETTPVKGSGGGHGGGDHGGPGNGGPGNGGGDHGGPGHGGGGDHGGPGHGPGHGGGGGRVPC